The Lysobacter gummosus genome includes a region encoding these proteins:
- a CDS encoding ribonuclease domain-containing protein has translation MNAHYRYAAVLCLGLLAAPATAKPPVCKVLPPDIKEAMRNMSFCMTVADPVAECGRTGMDVQVFGNDEGKLPNPSRGQEYWEGKIRHDGAAGTRRLVYLMTMGARKNIVERRYYTPDHYATFCQIN, from the coding sequence ATGAACGCCCATTACCGCTATGCGGCCGTCTTGTGCCTGGGCCTGCTCGCCGCGCCCGCGACGGCCAAACCGCCGGTCTGCAAGGTACTGCCGCCGGACATCAAGGAAGCGATGCGCAACATGTCGTTCTGCATGACCGTGGCCGACCCGGTGGCCGAATGCGGCCGTACGGGCATGGACGTGCAGGTATTCGGTAACGACGAAGGCAAACTGCCCAACCCGAGCCGCGGCCAGGAGTACTGGGAAGGCAAGATCCGCCACGACGGCGCGGCCGGGACGCGCCGGTTGGTGTATCTGATGACGATGGGGGCGCGCAAGAACATCGTCGAGAGGCGTTACTACACGCCGGATCATTACGCGACGTTCTGCCAGATCAACTGA
- a CDS encoding winged helix-turn-helix domain-containing protein translates to MPQRIDRIKNLAAVSQFRIGALLVQPDRLAIVRDGVVTALEPRMMEVLIALAERAGEVISAEQLLIEIWRGTFYGDNPVHKTIAQLRRRLGDSSREPDYIETIRKRGYRLVSRVSFPDDYRSGLPRAAAWTQGSPYVGLRSFDEAHAGVFFGRSRATAELLATLREQMDSQRRFVLVSGASGCGKTSLLRAGVMPLLRQDGGFDGLHALASAYFDLGACRGGDLLTRLAQSLCDWSLDGRPVFLPGECEWLTRQLRESPAALHARIDDAFARHTAPLAERAHLSLVVDHAEAAVAAPGITDADRRDLGVALTALCASTRVATIAITRSDFYPALIEGVPGLAELKAGDGHIDLLTPRLGEIGQIIRAPAALAGLSFEEDPDGSSRLDDVLRDAAAEHPDSLPLLQHTLQALYERQSSDGVLSLSTYRELGGLEGALAHRAEQVYAELPAAAQASVERVLAALIVIRPDSDAVTGRRVLWSSLDDAAARELAEAFVRARLFVGELSGGEPGFGVAHEALLRQWPRAREWVRENRHLLQARERLQRAARRWVTEGRRADHLLNPGRPLAEAREAARRLPDDLDADDLKFLHASERQQRRKQWLRVGAIGALCLLALVSIGLGLQAWQARREAEQRRDQAQQLVAFMLGDLAEQLRPIGNLKLLDSVGSQALAYLEYMPEADMQPRELVSHARALRTVGEVLMNQARFAEARAAFERANEASSLALAGAPESLDALAESGTTAYWLGYHDYQQKKFDGARTHWQAYLKASERLVERAPNDPRWQLELSYALNNLGTLAFSGQRSDEAGELFDRSVAIKRQLLAKKPGDKSLRFELVDSLSWLSSAQDMSGALTEAAQGYAAQTQMLRELIDSEPDADEWRRKLATSLLRSSVLALDRGRLDEAQTEIDEAVTLLDALVEQQPDNKVWRRNLGHAYSHAGLVASLSGARERAVERLRAAQRTLAPIMRETDPPPEWRLLDANVRLHLAQADPLTTSAQADTVVADLEKLHRAAPDDLPNRAGLGRALAWRGEFYAAAGDTARARQDWRRVDQLLADAAADSRSRVVLDAWARAQIRLGARDRAARQIAWLQRIGYRNPGFVAYYEADPQHP, encoded by the coding sequence ATGCCCCAACGCATCGATCGGATCAAGAACCTGGCCGCGGTGTCGCAGTTCCGCATCGGCGCGCTGCTGGTCCAACCCGACCGCCTGGCGATCGTGCGCGACGGCGTGGTCACCGCGCTGGAACCGCGGATGATGGAAGTGCTGATCGCCCTGGCCGAACGCGCCGGCGAAGTGATCAGCGCCGAACAACTGCTGATCGAAATCTGGCGCGGCACTTTCTACGGCGACAACCCGGTCCACAAGACCATCGCCCAGTTGCGCCGCCGTCTGGGCGACAGCAGCCGCGAGCCGGACTACATCGAAACCATCCGCAAGCGCGGCTACCGGCTGGTCTCGCGGGTGAGTTTTCCCGACGACTACCGCAGTGGCCTGCCGCGCGCGGCGGCGTGGACCCAGGGCAGCCCCTACGTCGGCCTGCGTTCGTTCGACGAAGCCCATGCCGGCGTGTTCTTCGGCCGCAGCCGCGCCACCGCGGAATTGCTGGCGACCTTGCGCGAACAGATGGACAGCCAGCGCCGGTTCGTCCTGGTCTCCGGCGCCAGCGGCTGCGGCAAGACCTCGCTGCTGCGCGCCGGGGTGATGCCGCTGCTGCGCCAGGACGGCGGCTTCGACGGCCTGCACGCGCTGGCCAGCGCCTACTTCGATCTGGGCGCGTGCCGCGGCGGCGATCTGCTGACGCGGCTGGCGCAATCGCTGTGCGACTGGTCGCTGGACGGGCGGCCGGTGTTCCTGCCCGGCGAGTGCGAATGGCTGACCCGGCAACTGCGCGAATCCCCGGCCGCGCTGCATGCGCGCATCGACGACGCGTTCGCGCGCCACACCGCGCCCTTGGCCGAACGCGCGCATTTGTCGCTGGTGGTCGATCACGCCGAAGCCGCGGTCGCCGCGCCCGGCATCACCGACGCCGACCGCCGCGACCTGGGCGTGGCCTTGACCGCGCTGTGCGCGTCCACGCGGGTGGCGACGATCGCCATCACCCGCAGCGATTTCTATCCGGCGCTGATCGAAGGCGTGCCCGGGCTGGCCGAACTCAAGGCCGGCGACGGCCACATCGACCTGCTGACGCCGCGCCTGGGCGAGATCGGCCAGATCATCCGCGCCCCGGCCGCGCTGGCCGGGCTGAGTTTCGAGGAAGATCCGGACGGCTCCAGCCGCCTGGACGATGTGCTGCGCGACGCCGCCGCCGAACACCCCGATTCGCTGCCGTTGCTGCAACACACCCTGCAGGCGCTGTACGAACGCCAGAGCAGCGACGGTGTGCTGAGCCTGTCCACCTATCGCGAACTGGGCGGTCTGGAAGGCGCGCTGGCGCATCGCGCGGAACAGGTCTACGCCGAATTGCCGGCCGCCGCGCAAGCCAGCGTGGAGCGCGTGCTCGCGGCCCTGATCGTGATCCGCCCCGACAGCGACGCGGTCACCGGCCGGCGCGTGCTGTGGTCGAGCCTGGACGACGCGGCCGCGCGCGAGTTGGCGGAAGCCTTCGTGCGCGCGCGCCTGTTCGTCGGCGAACTCAGCGGCGGCGAGCCCGGTTTCGGCGTCGCGCACGAAGCCTTGCTGCGGCAATGGCCGCGCGCGCGCGAATGGGTGCGCGAGAACCGCCATCTGCTGCAGGCGCGCGAACGCCTGCAACGCGCGGCGCGGCGCTGGGTCACCGAAGGCCGCCGCGCCGATCACCTGCTCAACCCCGGCCGTCCGCTGGCCGAAGCGCGCGAAGCCGCGCGCCGCCTGCCCGACGATCTGGACGCCGACGACCTGAAGTTCCTGCACGCCTCCGAGCGTCAGCAGCGGCGCAAGCAATGGCTGCGGGTCGGCGCGATCGGCGCGCTGTGCCTGCTGGCGCTGGTCTCCATCGGCCTGGGCCTGCAGGCCTGGCAGGCGCGGCGCGAAGCCGAACAACGGCGCGATCAGGCGCAGCAACTGGTCGCCTTCATGCTCGGCGATCTGGCCGAGCAATTGCGCCCGATCGGCAATCTGAAACTGCTCGACAGCGTCGGCAGCCAGGCCCTGGCCTATCTGGAGTACATGCCCGAAGCCGACATGCAGCCGCGCGAACTGGTCAGCCATGCGCGCGCGCTGCGCACCGTCGGCGAGGTGTTGATGAATCAGGCGCGTTTCGCCGAAGCGCGCGCGGCGTTCGAACGCGCTAACGAAGCCTCCTCGCTGGCCCTGGCCGGCGCGCCCGAATCGCTGGACGCGCTGGCCGAATCGGGCACCACCGCGTACTGGCTGGGCTATCACGACTATCAGCAAAAGAAATTCGACGGCGCGCGCACGCATTGGCAGGCGTATCTGAAAGCCTCCGAGCGCCTGGTCGAACGCGCGCCGAACGACCCGCGCTGGCAACTGGAGTTGTCCTACGCGCTCAATAACCTGGGCACCCTGGCCTTCAGCGGCCAGCGCAGCGACGAGGCCGGCGAGTTGTTCGACCGCTCCGTCGCGATCAAGCGGCAACTGCTGGCGAAAAAGCCCGGCGACAAATCGCTGCGCTTCGAATTGGTAGACAGCCTGTCCTGGCTAAGCAGCGCGCAGGACATGAGCGGCGCGCTGACCGAAGCGGCGCAAGGTTACGCCGCGCAAACCCAGATGCTGCGCGAATTGATCGACAGCGAACCCGACGCCGACGAGTGGCGGCGCAAGCTGGCTACATCGCTGCTGCGCAGTTCGGTGCTGGCGCTGGATCGCGGACGGCTCGATGAGGCGCAGACCGAGATCGACGAAGCGGTGACCTTGCTCGATGCCCTGGTCGAGCAGCAGCCGGACAATAAAGTGTGGCGGCGCAATCTCGGCCACGCCTATTCCCACGCCGGTCTGGTCGCTTCGCTCTCCGGCGCGCGCGAACGCGCCGTGGAACGGCTGCGCGCGGCCCAACGCACGCTCGCGCCGATCATGCGCGAGACCGATCCGCCGCCGGAATGGCGGCTGCTCGACGCCAACGTGCGCCTGCATCTGGCGCAGGCCGATCCGCTGACCACCTCCGCGCAAGCCGACACCGTGGTAGCGGATCTGGAAAAGCTGCATCGCGCCGCGCCGGACGACTTGCCCAATCGCGCCGGCCTCGGCCGCGCGCTGGCTTGGCGCGGCGAGTTTTACGCCGCCGCCGGCGACACCGCCCGCGCGCGCCAGGACTGGCGCCGGGTCGATCAATTGTTGGCCGATGCCGCAGCCGACAGCCGCAGCCGCGTCGTGCTCGACGCCTGGGCGCGCGCGCAGATACGCCTGGGCGCGCGCGACCGCGCCGCGCGCCAGATCGCCTGGCTGCAACGCATCGGCTACCGAAATCCCGGCTTCGTTGCCTACTACGAAGCCGATCCGCAGCACCCCTGA
- a CDS encoding AAA family ATPase, protein MRKVKRIATPRSLRRRELLDWAHEMTGFYARPAKVRAGMRPPFERYDKLFLGEDVVAALGLQFSDKCAYCEILLEPGQALIDPFRPTMSASDPATGEQSADHYAWLAYEWRNLVLACRECVSAKRNHFPLRSPRARPMTAWRETVALEKNLLIDPCRDEPGRHLHFLGNGRLASKDDKGAATIELLGLNRDSLVEARRQRIDHALNWVSSQLYHEVLEDFPDGSAPHWGAALSALDSVFSATMRRIGRRPGAGPRSVDHLGQLLGHAEAWNAAVAEYLSDVMDANRPSPPLPTAPAGRPSSWWPPAPVYVESIVVNDFKAIDDLRLEFPSLGSARGEAASVMLLGENAAGKSSVMQALALALMDEYQRKASRAQGIEFLPRDRENWGVLPVLPRVEVILSSGERRCVHVDALGRYRDEINGRVPMVLGYGARRFFKAHQAKTAGPARSLFDPFAVLEDPSGWLRESTAVYFEPVARAMREILALHGDDRVFRADDGHVMVQAHGRVTPVERMSDGYRALFAMAVDIMRRMVEVWGNLEYAQGIVLIDEIDVHLHPRWKIEVISALRRAMPKVQFVVTAHDALCLRGMRDGEVHVLYRDEHDRIRLREDLPNIELMRTDQLLTSDLFGLLSTARPEVDAHLHRYAYLLGKPELDAGEQRERELLAGHVSALPLGDTPTEQLIGEATERYLRGRRSKPVAERASMREDALREIVALLEAGAEREA, encoded by the coding sequence ATGAGGAAAGTCAAACGCATCGCGACGCCGCGTTCGCTCAGGCGCCGGGAGTTGCTGGACTGGGCGCACGAGATGACCGGCTTCTATGCGCGGCCGGCGAAAGTGCGGGCGGGGATGAGGCCGCCGTTCGAGCGCTACGACAAGTTGTTTCTCGGCGAGGATGTGGTCGCGGCGCTGGGCCTGCAGTTCAGCGACAAGTGCGCGTATTGCGAAATCCTGCTCGAGCCGGGGCAGGCATTGATCGATCCGTTCCGACCGACCATGTCGGCGTCGGACCCCGCCACCGGCGAGCAAAGCGCCGATCACTACGCATGGCTGGCGTACGAGTGGCGCAATCTGGTCTTGGCGTGCCGCGAATGCGTTTCGGCCAAGCGCAATCATTTCCCCTTGCGTTCGCCGCGCGCCCGGCCGATGACGGCGTGGCGGGAAACCGTCGCGCTCGAAAAAAACCTGTTGATCGATCCCTGCCGGGATGAACCTGGCCGCCACCTGCATTTCCTGGGCAACGGCCGGCTGGCTTCGAAGGACGACAAGGGCGCGGCGACGATCGAGCTGCTCGGCTTGAATCGCGACTCTTTGGTCGAGGCGCGACGGCAAAGGATAGATCATGCGCTGAACTGGGTTTCTTCCCAGCTTTATCATGAAGTTCTGGAAGATTTTCCCGATGGCAGCGCGCCGCATTGGGGCGCCGCGCTGTCGGCCCTGGATTCGGTGTTCTCCGCGACGATGCGGCGGATAGGTAGGCGACCGGGGGCGGGGCCGCGCTCGGTCGATCATCTCGGTCAATTGTTGGGACACGCCGAGGCGTGGAACGCCGCGGTCGCGGAGTATCTGAGCGATGTCATGGATGCGAACCGCCCGAGTCCGCCCCTGCCTACCGCTCCAGCTGGAAGACCGAGCAGCTGGTGGCCGCCGGCACCGGTCTACGTCGAATCGATCGTGGTGAACGACTTCAAGGCCATCGACGATCTGCGCCTGGAATTCCCGTCGCTGGGATCGGCTCGGGGCGAGGCCGCCAGCGTGATGCTCCTGGGCGAAAACGCCGCAGGTAAAAGCAGCGTGATGCAGGCGCTGGCGTTGGCGCTGATGGATGAGTATCAGCGCAAGGCCAGCCGCGCGCAGGGCATCGAGTTTCTTCCGCGCGATCGCGAGAACTGGGGCGTGTTGCCGGTGTTGCCCCGGGTCGAGGTGATCCTGTCTTCCGGCGAACGGCGCTGCGTTCATGTCGATGCGCTCGGGCGCTATCGCGACGAAATTAATGGTCGCGTGCCGATGGTGCTGGGTTACGGCGCCCGCCGCTTCTTCAAGGCGCATCAGGCCAAGACCGCCGGCCCGGCGCGCAGCTTGTTCGACCCTTTCGCTGTGCTGGAAGACCCGTCCGGATGGCTCAGGGAAAGCACCGCGGTGTACTTCGAGCCGGTCGCCCGCGCCATGCGCGAGATCCTCGCCCTGCACGGCGACGACCGCGTGTTCCGGGCCGACGACGGCCATGTGATGGTTCAGGCCCACGGCCGGGTCACGCCGGTGGAGCGCATGAGCGACGGTTACCGCGCCTTGTTCGCGATGGCGGTGGACATCATGCGGCGCATGGTCGAGGTCTGGGGCAACCTTGAGTACGCGCAGGGCATCGTCTTGATCGACGAGATCGACGTGCACCTGCACCCGCGCTGGAAGATCGAAGTGATCTCGGCGCTGCGCCGGGCGATGCCGAAGGTGCAATTCGTGGTCACCGCTCACGACGCCCTATGCCTGCGCGGCATGCGCGACGGCGAGGTACACGTCCTGTACCGCGACGAACACGACCGCATCCGCCTGCGCGAGGATCTGCCCAACATCGAGCTGATGCGCACCGATCAGTTGCTGACCTCGGACTTGTTCGGCCTGCTCAGCACCGCCCGGCCCGAGGTCGATGCGCATCTGCATCGTTACGCCTATCTGCTCGGCAAGCCGGAACTCGACGCCGGCGAACAGCGCGAGCGCGAGTTGCTGGCCGGGCATGTGTCGGCGTTGCCGCTGGGTGACACGCCGACAGAGCAACTGATCGGCGAGGCCACCGAGCGCTATCTGCGCGGGCGCCGCAGCAAACCCGTCGCCGAACGCGCCAGCATGCGCGAGGACGCATTGCGCGAAATCGTCGCCTTGCTCGAAGCCGGCGCGGAGCGGGAGGCATGA
- a CDS encoding helix-turn-helix domain-containing protein: MRRSRQFHYPYRSLPGPLLLRYEALAVDTESALHQHPWGQLAFVESGSMAFVVEGQPFFAPPGYAVWIPPRMDHTSHNRREVKCRLINIAERYTPSLPRAPGIVRLHPLFIAGVEDLFDRGVEIPDTPADRRLARVLIDKLLATPMLQRFVPQSEDRLLGPILDALQHAPGDNSTLEEWARRVHTTERTLSRRCRDELGMSFSQWRQRLRFQQSIPLLEQGRSVQQVAAQMGYASASAFIAMFQQFSGTTPQKFRK; encoded by the coding sequence ATGCGCCGCAGCCGCCAATTCCATTACCCCTACCGCTCGTTGCCGGGCCCCTTGCTGCTGCGCTACGAGGCGCTGGCGGTGGATACCGAAAGCGCGCTGCACCAGCATCCCTGGGGCCAGCTGGCGTTCGTGGAATCGGGCAGCATGGCCTTCGTGGTCGAAGGCCAGCCGTTCTTCGCGCCGCCCGGTTACGCGGTGTGGATTCCGCCGCGCATGGATCACACATCGCACAACCGCCGCGAGGTGAAGTGCCGGCTGATCAATATCGCCGAGCGCTACACGCCGAGCCTGCCCAGGGCGCCGGGCATCGTGCGTCTGCATCCGTTGTTCATCGCCGGGGTCGAGGACCTGTTCGATCGCGGCGTGGAGATCCCCGACACCCCGGCCGACCGGCGCCTGGCGCGGGTGTTGATCGACAAGCTGCTGGCCACGCCGATGCTGCAGCGGTTCGTGCCGCAGAGCGAGGACCGCTTGCTCGGGCCGATCCTGGACGCCTTGCAGCATGCGCCCGGCGACAACAGCACGCTGGAGGAATGGGCGCGGCGGGTGCATACCACCGAACGCACCTTGAGCCGGCGTTGTCGCGACGAGCTGGGCATGTCTTTCAGTCAGTGGCGGCAGCGCTTGCGCTTTCAGCAATCGATCCCGCTGCTGGAGCAGGGCCGCAGCGTGCAGCAGGTTGCGGCGCAGATGGGCTATGCCAGCGCATCTGCGTTCATCGCGATGTTTCAGCAGTTCAGCGGGACTACGCCGCAGAAGTTTCGGAAATAG
- a CDS encoding peroxiredoxin family protein encodes MSSPPDTQNPFSRLGPRLLWAALALATALVLALGWQVGRMRADQRWLVDRVTQPYVGMYVPKVALTSLDGQTRELGQPRADTQVLFFFTTTCPRCRASLPQLKRAAEQLRAGSSGTELIGVAFASPAQTAAYAREHGLDFPLIAHDDRRTSALFRARKVPSLLVIGRDGRVRYQHVGEINDKQTLRELMAVAQPRSAPATTMQRPLASR; translated from the coding sequence ATGTCGTCGCCACCCGACACCCAAAACCCGTTTTCCCGGCTCGGTCCACGCCTGCTGTGGGCGGCGCTGGCGCTCGCCACCGCGCTCGTGCTCGCGCTGGGCTGGCAGGTCGGACGCATGCGCGCGGACCAGCGCTGGCTGGTCGATCGCGTCACCCAACCCTACGTCGGCATGTACGTGCCGAAGGTCGCGCTGACCTCGCTGGACGGACAGACCCGCGAACTCGGCCAGCCGCGCGCCGATACCCAGGTGCTGTTCTTCTTCACCACCACCTGCCCGCGTTGCCGCGCCTCGCTGCCGCAGCTCAAGCGCGCGGCCGAGCAGTTGCGCGCGGGCTCCAGCGGCACCGAGCTGATCGGCGTCGCCTTCGCCTCGCCCGCGCAGACCGCCGCCTACGCGCGCGAACACGGGCTCGACTTCCCGCTGATCGCCCACGACGACCGCCGCACCTCCGCGCTGTTCCGCGCGCGCAAGGTGCCGTCGCTGCTGGTGATCGGCCGCGACGGCCGCGTGCGTTACCAGCACGTGGGCGAGATCAACGACAAGCAGACCTTGCGCGAACTGATGGCGGTGGCACAGCCACGGTCCGCGCCGGCGACCACAATGCAACGACCGCTCGCGTCCCGTTAG
- a CDS encoding DMT family transporter, whose amino-acid sequence MHLLLPILATLIWAGNTIVSKLSAGAIEPAAISFYRWLVALLVLTPYMLPRVWKLRAQVRPYWRKLLVLSALGMVMYQSLAYFAAHSVSAMSMGLIVAAIPPMTMLIGMVVLKTRPSPGMLIGAVISFAGLSWLLSGGHPARLLQQGLGRGELMMLLAACSYALYGVLVKRWALPIPNGESLYLQIVCGTVLLLPGFLLAPSVALNAHNLPLVLYAGVFASTLAPWFWMHGLLRLGADKTAVLMNLTPVFTAVFAVLLLGEPLQTYHWIGGGLTLLGVATAQALRQKPALALPTTRECAG is encoded by the coding sequence ATGCATCTGTTACTGCCGATCCTGGCCACGCTGATCTGGGCCGGAAACACGATCGTCAGCAAGCTGTCGGCCGGCGCCATCGAACCGGCCGCGATCTCGTTCTACCGCTGGCTGGTCGCGCTGCTGGTGCTGACCCCGTACATGCTGCCGCGGGTGTGGAAGCTGCGCGCGCAGGTGCGCCCGTACTGGCGCAAGCTGCTGGTGCTGTCGGCGCTGGGCATGGTGATGTATCAATCGCTGGCGTATTTCGCCGCGCACAGCGTCAGCGCGATGTCGATGGGCCTGATCGTCGCGGCGATTCCGCCGATGACGATGCTGATCGGCATGGTCGTGCTCAAGACCCGGCCGTCGCCGGGGATGCTGATCGGCGCGGTGATTTCCTTCGCCGGCCTGAGCTGGCTGCTCAGCGGCGGCCATCCGGCGCGGTTGCTGCAGCAAGGCCTGGGCCGCGGCGAGTTGATGATGCTGCTGGCGGCGTGCTCGTATGCGCTGTACGGCGTGCTGGTCAAGCGCTGGGCGCTGCCGATTCCCAACGGCGAATCGCTGTACCTGCAGATCGTCTGCGGCACGGTGCTGTTGTTGCCGGGTTTCCTGCTGGCGCCGTCGGTGGCGCTCAATGCGCACAACCTGCCGCTGGTGCTGTACGCCGGCGTGTTCGCCTCGACCCTGGCGCCGTGGTTCTGGATGCACGGCCTGCTGCGGCTGGGCGCGGACAAGACCGCGGTGCTGATGAACCTCACCCCGGTGTTCACCGCCGTGTTCGCGGTGCTGCTGCTCGGCGAGCCCTTGCAGACTTATCACTGGATCGGCGGCGGCCTCACCCTGCTGGGTGTGGCGACGGCGCAGGCGCTGCGGCAGAAGCCGGCGCTCGCGTTGCCAACGACGCGCGAATGCGCGGGCTGA
- a CDS encoding amidohydrolase family protein, which produces MPTQSRVSAALLLLCASAAASAAEPVDLLIRHAAVIDVVAGKLRADRLIAVRGDRIVAIEADAKAAGFDAARSIDAQGKYAIPGLWDMHVHFGGGDKLIEENKNLLPLYVAHGIAAVRDAAGDLSPSVFEWRDAVAAGSLQGPTIFTSGPKLEGYKSIWPGDIEVGSHEEISAALDRLQGWKVDFVKITDNTLSPELFMDALKQAHARGLRVSAHVPFSLTIDEVSAAGLSSIEHIDYAYKAGSTQEADIGAMVRRGEIDAKEGWNRIQASFDEKTARAAYRRLARRGTAVTPTLNGSFVTTYLDRDDHRGDDYLKYIGPGLRATYAWRVERAAKDDAAAIERRHARYERDAAILPLLQQSGVNLLAGTDAGFLNSFNYPGVGLHDEMQRFVESGLTPLQTLRAATINGARFMGQDKLHGSLAAGKAADIVLLDADPLRDIGATRKIDTFVLRGKVYDRKALDAMLEDVRKRVAAEVE; this is translated from the coding sequence ATGCCCACTCAATCCCGTGTGTCCGCCGCGCTGCTGTTGTTGTGCGCGTCCGCCGCCGCCAGTGCCGCCGAGCCGGTGGATCTGCTGATCCGCCACGCCGCGGTGATCGACGTCGTCGCCGGCAAGCTGCGTGCGGACCGGTTGATCGCCGTGCGCGGCGACCGCATCGTCGCGATCGAAGCCGACGCCAAGGCCGCGGGTTTCGACGCCGCGCGCAGCATCGATGCGCAAGGCAAGTACGCGATCCCGGGCCTGTGGGACATGCACGTGCATTTCGGCGGCGGCGACAAGCTGATCGAGGAAAACAAGAATCTGTTGCCGCTGTACGTGGCCCACGGCATCGCCGCGGTGCGCGACGCGGCCGGCGACCTGAGCCCGAGCGTGTTCGAATGGCGCGACGCGGTCGCGGCCGGGTCGCTGCAGGGCCCGACGATTTTCACCTCGGGCCCGAAGCTTGAAGGCTACAAATCGATCTGGCCGGGCGACATCGAAGTCGGCAGCCACGAAGAGATCTCCGCGGCGCTGGACCGGTTGCAGGGCTGGAAGGTCGATTTCGTCAAGATCACCGACAACACCCTTTCGCCGGAATTGTTCATGGACGCGCTCAAGCAGGCGCATGCGCGCGGCTTGCGCGTGTCCGCGCACGTGCCGTTCTCGCTGACCATCGACGAAGTCAGCGCGGCGGGCCTGAGTTCGATCGAGCACATCGACTACGCGTACAAGGCCGGCTCGACCCAGGAGGCCGACATCGGCGCGATGGTCCGGCGCGGCGAGATCGACGCCAAGGAGGGCTGGAACCGCATCCAGGCGAGCTTCGACGAAAAGACCGCGCGCGCGGCGTACCGGCGCCTGGCGCGGCGCGGCACCGCGGTCACCCCGACGCTCAACGGCAGCTTCGTAACCACCTATCTGGATCGCGACGATCACCGCGGCGACGACTACCTCAAGTACATCGGCCCGGGCCTGCGCGCGACCTACGCCTGGCGGGTGGAACGCGCGGCCAAGGACGACGCGGCGGCGATCGAACGCCGGCATGCGCGCTACGAGCGCGACGCCGCTATCCTGCCGCTGCTGCAGCAGTCGGGGGTGAACCTTCTGGCCGGCACCGACGCGGGGTTCCTCAATTCCTTCAATTACCCCGGCGTGGGCCTGCACGATGAGATGCAGCGCTTCGTCGAAAGCGGCCTGACGCCGCTGCAGACCTTGCGCGCGGCGACCATCAACGGCGCGCGCTTTATGGGGCAGGACAAGCTGCACGGCTCGCTCGCAGCGGGCAAGGCCGCCGATATCGTTCTGCTCGATGCCGATCCGCTGCGCGATATCGGCGCGACTCGCAAGATCGATACCTTCGTATTGCGCGGCAAGGTTTATGACCGCAAGGCGTTGGATGCGATGTTGGAGGATGTGCGCAAGCGCGTGGCGGCCGAAGTGGAGTGA